Proteins encoded in a region of the Oscillospiraceae bacterium MB24-C1 genome:
- the cobM gene encoding precorrin-4 C(11)-methyltransferase produces MISFIGAGSGAADLITLRGARLLERADVIIYAGSLVNPELLQMAKPECSVYNSAQMTLEEVMAEMLSAAAQQKQVVRLHTGDPCLYGAIREQMDRLDEAGVTYEYVPGVSSFCGAAAALKAEYTLPEVTQSVIITRMAGRTPVPSKESIASFAAHGATMVIFLSAGLTESLQRELLSGGYSPDTPAAIVFKATWPEEKVLRCTVGTLHATAQKNNIIHTALITVGDFLGDDYARSKLYDPAFTTAFRKGEVP; encoded by the coding sequence TTGATCAGTTTTATTGGGGCGGGCAGTGGCGCCGCCGACCTGATAACTCTGCGCGGCGCGCGCCTGTTAGAGCGTGCCGATGTTATCATCTATGCGGGCAGTTTGGTGAATCCCGAACTGTTGCAGATGGCAAAGCCGGAATGCTCGGTTTATAACAGTGCGCAGATGACGCTAGAGGAAGTCATGGCGGAGATGTTGTCGGCTGCGGCACAGCAAAAACAAGTCGTGCGGCTACATACCGGTGACCCCTGCCTCTACGGCGCAATCCGCGAACAGATGGACAGACTGGATGAAGCGGGCGTGACTTACGAATATGTGCCCGGTGTTTCAAGCTTTTGCGGGGCCGCCGCAGCCTTAAAAGCGGAATATACTCTGCCGGAGGTCACCCAGAGCGTTATTATCACCCGCATGGCGGGCAGAACGCCGGTGCCATCCAAGGAAAGTATCGCGTCCTTTGCGGCGCACGGAGCCACGATGGTTATCTTTTTAAGCGCGGGGCTGACAGAATCGCTCCAGCGCGAGCTGCTTTCGGGCGGCTACAGCCCGGATACCCCGGCGGCGATTGTCTTTAAGGCAACTTGGCCGGAGGAAAAGGTACTGCGCTGCACGGTGGGTACGCTACATGCGACAGCACAGAAAAACAATATTATACATACCGCACTGATTACGGTGGGCGATTTTCTGGGGGATGATTACGCGCGCTCAAAGCTTTACGACCCCGCGTTTACCACCGCCTTTCGCAAAGGGGAGGTGCCGTGA
- the cobI gene encoding precorrin-2 C(20)-methyltransferase has translation MKGTLYGVSVGPGDPELMTLQAVRLLKHCPIIAVPQTAGGGTVALDIASQVVDLSGKEMIMLPFLMVRDRQKLQESHRQLAGLIRTALEQGRDVAMLSLGDASVYSSFSYMAELLKPEGYPIVVSAGVTSFCASAAALGVSLTQMNQPVHIIPAGADDGQALALFGTKVLMKAGKSLPQLLSRLKERGQLDNAMLVQNCGLPNEKILKTIPADFDAPGYFTTVIVKE, from the coding sequence TTGAAGGGAACGTTATACGGTGTGAGCGTGGGCCCGGGAGACCCCGAGCTGATGACACTGCAGGCTGTGCGGCTTTTAAAACATTGTCCGATTATAGCGGTACCACAGACCGCAGGCGGCGGTACGGTGGCGCTGGATATCGCGTCTCAGGTGGTTGATTTAAGTGGCAAAGAAATGATTATGCTGCCCTTTCTCATGGTTCGGGACAGGCAGAAACTACAAGAAAGCCATCGACAGCTGGCTGGGCTGATTAGAACTGCGCTGGAGCAAGGGCGGGATGTGGCGATGCTTAGCCTTGGTGATGCGTCGGTCTATTCCTCCTTTTCGTATATGGCCGAGTTGCTAAAACCGGAGGGTTATCCCATTGTTGTCTCTGCAGGGGTGACCAGCTTTTGCGCATCGGCTGCCGCATTAGGCGTGAGCCTGACCCAGATGAACCAGCCAGTACACATCATACCGGCTGGAGCCGACGACGGACAGGCGTTGGCGTTATTCGGCACGAAAGTGTTGATGAAGGCAGGAAAATCGTTACCGCAGCTTTTATCGCGGCTAAAGGAAAGAGGCCAGCTCGATAACGCTATGTTGGTGCAAAATTGTGGACTGCCCAACGAAAAAATCCTGAAAACCATCCCGGCAGATTTTGATGCCCCGGGATATTTTACGACCGTTATTGTTAAGGAGTGA
- the cbiD gene encoding cobalt-precorrin-5B (C(1))-methyltransferase CbiD: MTFEHYVISGAKRLRCGYTTGSCAAMAAGAAAAMLLSGKQHQNAALITPKGIRVEAQLEEIMLLPDEVICAVRKDAGDDCDATDGMLIFASVKKHCGEDVVIDGGVGIGRVTKRGLDQPVGAAAINSIPRQMIAEQVRMACTAAGYAGGMQVTIFAPEGAGIAKKTFNPNLGITGGISILGTSGIVEPQSLSALLDSIEVEIKMLAANGEKRLLLTPGNYAERFAKEHSALKEIPQIKCANFIGDCLDFAAVYDFSEVLLVSHIGKAVKLAGGIMNTHSRVADCRTELFAAHAACRGASREICIALMQAATADACLEILDDAGLKDVVADSLLQAIQTHLSHRAAGAFQVGAAVFYNGYTLLGVTAQGKELLSKWRINA; this comes from the coding sequence TTGACGTTTGAGCACTATGTAATTAGCGGGGCTAAACGCCTACGCTGCGGTTATACCACCGGCAGTTGTGCCGCCATGGCGGCTGGCGCGGCGGCTGCGATGCTGCTTTCGGGCAAACAGCACCAAAATGCTGCGCTGATAACCCCCAAAGGCATTCGGGTAGAGGCTCAACTGGAAGAGATCATGCTGCTGCCAGATGAGGTAATCTGCGCTGTACGCAAAGACGCTGGTGACGACTGCGACGCCACCGATGGCATGCTAATATTTGCCTCGGTAAAAAAGCACTGTGGAGAAGATGTTGTGATCGACGGTGGTGTAGGCATTGGGCGGGTGACCAAGAGGGGGCTTGACCAGCCGGTAGGCGCGGCTGCGATTAACTCGATACCTCGCCAAATGATTGCTGAACAGGTACGCATGGCGTGTACGGCTGCGGGCTATGCCGGCGGAATGCAGGTGACTATTTTTGCGCCGGAGGGGGCCGGAATTGCCAAAAAAACTTTTAACCCTAATTTAGGAATCACTGGCGGAATCTCGATTCTGGGCACAAGTGGTATCGTTGAGCCGCAAAGTCTTTCCGCTTTATTAGATAGCATTGAGGTTGAAATCAAGATGCTGGCAGCCAACGGTGAAAAGCGGCTGCTGCTTACGCCCGGCAACTATGCCGAGCGCTTTGCGAAAGAACACTCAGCGCTGAAAGAAATTCCGCAGATTAAGTGTGCCAATTTCATCGGCGACTGCCTCGATTTTGCGGCCGTCTACGACTTTTCTGAGGTGCTGTTGGTCAGTCATATCGGTAAAGCGGTCAAGTTGGCGGGCGGTATCATGAACACCCACTCGCGCGTCGCGGACTGCCGCACCGAGCTGTTTGCGGCCCATGCCGCATGCCGCGGGGCGTCGCGTGAGATCTGTATCGCGCTGATGCAGGCGGCAACCGCCGACGCCTGTCTTGAAATTCTGGATGACGCAGGGTTAAAAGATGTCGTAGCCGACAGTCTGCTGCAGGCGATACAAACGCATTTATCCCACCGTGCGGCGGGTGCATTTCAGGTGGGAGCCGCCGTGTTTTATAACGGCTATACCCTGCTGGGGGTGACGGCGCAGGGCAAGGAATTATTGAGTAAATGGAGGATCAACGCTTGA
- a CDS encoding HD-GYP domain-containing protein encodes MIYVPTHFLKPGMVLAKDISAYGSMFALLVRGQTLTETLICRLLDAGIGGAYIESAIANDIEPTEILEPAYKKKVITDLKGIFEDCERSNTLSKHALNQSMHVAEDLVMSILNQDVFLVDVVTIKDYDNYTYSHCVYVAMLSVLIGVQLKYNQKQLNELALAGLMHDIGKVDIPLEIINKTSRLTDAEFEEIKTHPLRSIERLRHNQNLTQRVFNGISCHHEKYDGTGYPFGLKGDKIHVYARILALADVYDALTSDRSYRRAWMPAEAIEYMMAQSSIHFDHDLLQCFLRTVAAYPLGSVVSLSNGAIGIVIQNNPDNTLRPKVRIIRNGADLKKGDEIDLTTNLKYLSVVISGTLNNHEISEFPKELLLIKQ; translated from the coding sequence ATGATCTATGTTCCAACGCATTTTCTAAAACCGGGAATGGTGCTGGCCAAGGACATCTCTGCCTATGGCTCAATGTTTGCCTTGCTTGTGAGGGGACAAACACTGACTGAGACGCTTATTTGTCGACTGCTGGATGCCGGGATAGGCGGTGCTTATATTGAAAGTGCCATAGCCAACGATATCGAACCGACTGAAATTCTAGAACCCGCCTATAAGAAAAAGGTCATTACTGATTTAAAAGGTATCTTTGAGGACTGTGAGAGAAGCAATACGCTTTCTAAGCATGCGCTTAATCAAAGTATGCACGTCGCAGAAGATTTGGTGATGTCCATTTTGAATCAGGATGTCTTTCTTGTCGATGTAGTGACAATTAAAGATTATGACAACTACACCTATTCGCATTGCGTTTATGTGGCTATGCTCAGCGTTCTCATAGGGGTTCAGTTAAAATATAACCAGAAGCAGCTCAATGAATTGGCGCTCGCTGGACTGATGCACGATATTGGCAAGGTCGACATTCCACTGGAGATTATCAATAAAACCAGTCGCCTGACTGACGCAGAGTTTGAAGAAATTAAGACCCATCCACTGCGTTCAATCGAGCGACTGCGACACAATCAAAATTTGACACAACGCGTGTTCAACGGTATTTCGTGCCATCATGAAAAGTATGATGGGACGGGGTATCCTTTTGGCCTTAAAGGAGATAAGATTCACGTCTATGCCCGTATTCTAGCCCTGGCGGACGTTTATGACGCGTTGACCTCCGACCGGTCGTATCGGCGCGCGTGGATGCCGGCCGAAGCAATTGAATATATGATGGCGCAAAGTAGTATCCATTTTGATCACGACTTGCTACAATGCTTTTTGCGCACAGTAGCGGCTTATCCGCTGGGCTCTGTTGTATCCTTGAGCAATGGCGCCATAGGCATTGTCATTCAAAACAACCCTGATAATACGCTACGCCCCAAGGTGCGTATCATTCGAAATGGTGCGGATCTCAAAAAGGGTGACGAAATCGATCTTACGACAAATTTAAAGTATCTGAGCGTTGTGATATCGGGTACACTTAACAACCATGAAATATCAGAGTTTCCCAAAGAACTGCTTTTGATAAAACAATAA
- a CDS encoding peroxiredoxin: MDFSNSILNCNEIIGHVTIGMKAPEFSGDSSFGHVSLADYKGKWLILFSHPGDFTPVCTSEFISFAQLFQEFKKRGTELLGLSIDSNPSHLAWVYTIYQTNGIDIPFPIIADRVGDISRLYGMLAPDISQQETVRNVYVIDPMQIIRAIIVYPMTTGRNIYEILRLVDALQTTDRDYVLTPANWIPGAPTLVPAPQTYEELYRRLYDPASLNLTCKDWYLCYNKTSPYEITEAQPTF, from the coding sequence ATGGATTTTAGCAATAGTATTCTCAACTGCAATGAGATCATAGGGCATGTCACCATCGGGATGAAAGCACCCGAATTTAGTGGCGACAGTAGCTTTGGTCATGTGAGCTTAGCTGATTACAAAGGCAAGTGGTTGATTTTATTTTCCCACCCGGGTGATTTTACGCCGGTTTGTACATCGGAGTTTATCTCCTTCGCGCAACTCTTTCAGGAGTTTAAGAAGCGCGGCACAGAATTGCTAGGCCTAAGTATAGACAGCAATCCGTCACATTTAGCGTGGGTGTATACCATCTATCAAACAAACGGCATTGATATTCCCTTTCCGATTATAGCGGACCGAGTGGGCGATATTTCGAGACTTTACGGAATGCTTGCGCCGGACATTAGCCAGCAGGAGACGGTCAGAAACGTCTACGTTATTGACCCCATGCAGATTATTCGCGCCATCATTGTCTATCCGATGACTACGGGCAGAAATATCTATGAAATCTTACGGCTGGTTGATGCGCTGCAAACCACTGACAGAGATTATGTATTGACACCGGCCAACTGGATTCCTGGTGCGCCCACACTGGTGCCCGCACCCCAAACTTATGAAGAGCTTTACCGACGGCTGTACGACCCAGCCAGTCTGAATTTGACCTGTAAAGATTGGTATTTATGCTATAATAAAACCAGTCCCTACGAAATAACCGAAGCGCAACCGACTTTTTGA
- a CDS encoding 50S ribosomal protein L25, which produces MVDFGGITIYNLIVERRDNIKAKKLRSKGIVPASIYGRNLEESILIQIPQTNVNSFLGKVSKGSRLTVEVDGKKYNTIFKNITREPIKQQIEQIEFQHIVADEAVNSVALVGLINRDKNQNMIQQHVEEIPYNALPKDFIQDIVIDLDGIKAGSIIKVEDLDIAKNGNIRITIPEDTIVLTVAERKRAAIEEKTDEEQEA; this is translated from the coding sequence ATTGTTGATTTTGGAGGGATTACCATTTATAACTTAATAGTTGAACGTAGAGACAATATTAAAGCAAAAAAGTTAAGAAGTAAGGGGATTGTTCCAGCATCGATTTATGGACGTAATTTAGAAGAGTCTATTTTGATTCAGATTCCTCAAACCAATGTCAACAGCTTTCTTGGAAAGGTATCGAAGGGAAGCAGACTCACTGTTGAGGTTGACGGTAAAAAATACAACACAATATTCAAAAATATTACGCGTGAGCCTATTAAACAGCAAATTGAACAGATAGAGTTCCAGCATATTGTTGCCGACGAAGCGGTTAATAGCGTAGCGCTGGTAGGCTTGATAAATAGGGACAAGAACCAAAACATGATACAACAACACGTTGAAGAGATTCCCTATAATGCACTTCCAAAGGACTTTATTCAAGACATCGTTATAGACTTGGATGGAATCAAAGCCGGAAGTATTATTAAAGTAGAAGATCTGGATATTGCCAAAAACGGAAACATTAGGATCACCATTCCGGAAGATACCATAGTATTAACTGTTGCTGAGAGAAAAAGAGCGGCTATAGAGGAAAAGACCGATGAGGAGCAGGAAGCTTAA
- a CDS encoding zinc ribbon domain-containing protein: MAGNWRCPKCGNEDYETDQFQATGGTFAKMFDVQNKRFSTVSCTNCRYTEIYKVDVSQLENILDFFTGG; encoded by the coding sequence ATGGCAGGTAATTGGAGATGTCCGAAATGTGGCAACGAGGACTATGAGACCGACCAGTTTCAGGCGACGGGCGGCACATTTGCCAAGATGTTTGACGTCCAGAATAAGCGTTTTTCGACGGTGAGCTGTACAAATTGCCGTTACACCGAGATTTACAAAGTTGACGTCAGCCAACTAGAGAATATTCTTGATTTTTTCACAGGGGGTTAA
- the smpB gene encoding SsrA-binding protein SmpB codes for MAEKKQTKTIATNRQVRHEYFVDESFETGIALSGTEVKSLRAGTVNLKDSWVDIGTGELVVKQMHISPYEKGNIFNKDPMRARKLLMHRREINRLYGMVRQQGYTLIPLSLYFKGSLVKLQLGLCRGKKLYDKREDMAKRDAKRDIERAMKERQR; via the coding sequence ATGGCGGAAAAGAAGCAAACCAAAACCATCGCGACCAACCGCCAGGTGCGGCACGAATACTTTGTGGATGAATCATTTGAAACCGGCATTGCACTAAGTGGGACCGAGGTCAAAAGTCTGCGGGCAGGTACGGTGAACCTTAAGGACAGCTGGGTGGATATCGGCACCGGTGAGCTTGTCGTCAAACAGATGCATATAAGCCCCTATGAGAAGGGCAACATATTTAATAAGGATCCCATGCGCGCACGAAAGCTATTGATGCACCGCCGGGAGATTAACCGGCTTTATGGCATGGTACGTCAGCAGGGCTATACGCTTATTCCGTTGTCGCTGTATTTTAAGGGGTCGCTTGTCAAACTGCAGCTGGGGCTTTGCCGAGGTAAAAAGCTTTATGACAAGCGTGAGGATATGGCTAAGCGTGATGCCAAGCGCGACATTGAACGCGCTATGAAAGAGCGCCAGAGATAA
- a CDS encoding GtrA family protein, translating to MNTLVDYTVFLVLSYLSVNIYLSQVIAYSCGMLNSYVVNRSWTFGSKKNFFSVQMLRFTVVNLSLLLISLGVLWLGSQLGYNKLISKLGATAVTLVVGFVVNRLWVFNSK from the coding sequence ATGAATACACTAGTTGACTATACGGTCTTTTTGGTGTTATCATATTTAAGCGTTAATATTTATCTTTCACAGGTTATTGCTTATTCCTGTGGCATGCTTAATAGCTATGTCGTCAACCGAAGTTGGACCTTCGGGAGCAAAAAGAACTTTTTTAGTGTGCAGATGTTGCGGTTTACAGTTGTAAATCTCAGCTTGCTGCTTATCAGTCTCGGCGTGCTGTGGCTTGGTTCGCAGCTGGGGTACAACAAGCTCATCTCTAAGCTCGGTGCAACCGCCGTGACTTTAGTGGTCGGCTTTGTTGTTAATCGGCTCTGGGTGTTTAACAGCAAATGA
- the recR gene encoding recombination mediator RecR, translating into MAYQVASLSKLVEQFARLPGIGRKSAQRLAFYVLSQPEQYAREFSAALLEASRSIKRCAVCQNLSDSEKCTICANEARDRSIICVVADPRDVMAFERMREYNGLYHVLHGLISPMDGIGPDQLTIKELLARLEDEVCEVVMATNPTVEGEATAMYLSRLIKPMGIRVSRLAYGIPVGGNLEFADDVTLCRALEGRNEM; encoded by the coding sequence ATGGCGTATCAGGTCGCGTCTCTTTCAAAGCTTGTCGAGCAGTTCGCACGGCTGCCCGGCATCGGTAGAAAATCGGCGCAGCGCCTCGCGTTTTATGTGCTCAGCCAGCCCGAGCAGTACGCTCGAGAATTTTCGGCGGCGCTGCTCGAGGCCAGTCGCAGCATCAAACGCTGTGCTGTTTGCCAGAACCTTTCGGACAGTGAAAAATGCACCATCTGTGCGAATGAAGCGCGTGACCGTTCTATCATTTGCGTCGTTGCAGATCCGCGCGATGTGATGGCATTCGAGCGCATGCGTGAGTATAATGGGTTGTACCATGTGCTGCACGGGCTGATTTCACCGATGGACGGTATCGGCCCCGATCAGCTCACAATTAAGGAACTGCTTGCCCGCTTAGAAGACGAGGTATGCGAGGTGGTTATGGCGACGAACCCCACGGTGGAGGGTGAGGCCACAGCAATGTATCTTTCTCGCCTGATTAAGCCGATGGGTATTAGGGTTTCTCGTTTGGCCTATGGCATTCCGGTGGGCGGCAACCTAGAGTTTGCCGACGATGTCACCCTCTGCCGTGCTTTAGAGGGTAGAAACGAGATGTAA
- a CDS encoding YbaB/EbfC family nucleoid-associated protein — translation MKARLPAGMGGGPQNQKDLMRRAQKMQEQLAETQAEIESREFTTTSGGGMVEVIMNGKKELKALNIKPEIVDPDDIEMLQDVIMAAVNEAIRTVEDITNEEMGKITGSLNLPGMPGLF, via the coding sequence ATGAAAGCGAGACTTCCCGCAGGAATGGGCGGCGGCCCACAGAATCAGAAAGATTTAATGCGCAGAGCACAGAAAATGCAGGAGCAGCTTGCCGAAACACAGGCTGAGATTGAAAGCCGTGAATTTACTACAACCTCCGGCGGCGGCATGGTTGAGGTTATCATGAATGGCAAAAAGGAACTTAAAGCCCTTAACATCAAGCCCGAGATTGTCGATCCCGACGATATTGAGATGCTGCAGGATGTCATTATGGCCGCTGTTAATGAAGCGATTAGAACCGTCGAGGATATCACCAATGAAGAAATGGGCAAGATCACCGGTAGCCTGAACCTTCCCGGGATGCCCGGTTTGTTCTAA
- the dnaX gene encoding DNA polymerase III subunit gamma/tau: MRQALYRLYRPRHFDEVVGQEHITTVLKNEMRQGMPSHAYLFIGSRGTGKTTCAKLVAKAVNCLSLRDGNPCGECDICRGVDDGSLLDVVEIDAASNNGVDNIRDLRDEAVFTPAVAKYRVYIIDEVHMLSTSAFNALLKILEEPPEHVIFILATTEIHKVLPTIISRCQRFDFQRIESVVIAERLQEVARRESLTIADEAAGLIARLSDGGMRDALSLLDVCAADTDDVTLDTVVKAAGLTGSAHLLALTDSVLSGDTAGMLAKLAELRQKSMEPQRLCEQLCGHYRNLMLVKTLEKPEAMLDCLPSEIPNLRRQVQKITLTDLLHSLSVLQETAARIAKSPMKHAELELALVTLCEPTARTGYQALLKRIEELETAMRSGKSFLAPTAESVPPTRMQPEPAAVSTITTADPPVAMAKPALQQAPSAPKTAAAAPQPSEAPVATANVADVEGVPEYTFWSQTLERLAKINISIYAMLRGTKAYFNGKQVLIDVSNPVVLEMLRDNEYTKNSIKQAIFEVTGERHGLGPYRPPKQETPEEDPLQKLIESLGDAQNITIE; the protein is encoded by the coding sequence ATGCGGCAGGCGCTTTATCGTTTATATCGTCCGCGCCACTTCGACGAAGTGGTCGGGCAGGAACACATCACCACCGTGTTAAAAAACGAAATGCGGCAGGGGATGCCGTCGCATGCCTATTTGTTTATCGGTTCGCGCGGAACTGGCAAAACCACCTGTGCCAAGCTGGTAGCTAAGGCGGTTAACTGTCTCTCTCTGCGGGATGGAAATCCCTGCGGTGAATGCGATATATGCCGTGGCGTCGACGACGGTTCATTGTTGGATGTTGTTGAAATTGACGCGGCATCTAACAACGGCGTGGATAACATCCGTGATTTACGCGACGAAGCAGTGTTTACCCCCGCGGTGGCAAAATATCGTGTTTATATCATCGACGAAGTTCATATGCTTTCTACCAGCGCCTTTAACGCGCTGCTTAAAATACTTGAAGAACCGCCCGAGCATGTCATTTTTATTCTGGCAACCACCGAAATTCACAAGGTGCTGCCCACCATTATTTCGCGTTGTCAGCGGTTTGATTTTCAGCGCATTGAGAGCGTTGTCATCGCCGAACGGCTCCAGGAAGTTGCGCGACGAGAGAGCCTAACGATTGCTGATGAGGCCGCCGGGCTGATTGCTCGACTTTCGGATGGCGGCATGCGTGATGCATTGTCTCTTTTAGATGTTTGTGCTGCCGACACCGATGACGTCACACTTGACACGGTGGTCAAAGCAGCGGGCCTGACCGGCAGTGCGCATTTATTGGCTCTGACTGATAGCGTTTTGTCAGGAGATACCGCCGGTATGCTGGCCAAACTCGCCGAGTTACGGCAAAAAAGTATGGAACCTCAGCGGCTCTGTGAGCAACTTTGTGGCCACTATCGAAATCTGATGTTGGTCAAAACGCTTGAAAAGCCGGAGGCTATGCTTGACTGCCTACCCTCCGAAATACCGAACCTGCGCAGGCAGGTACAGAAAATTACGTTAACCGACCTGTTGCACAGTTTGTCGGTACTTCAAGAGACGGCGGCGCGTATCGCGAAAAGCCCGATGAAGCATGCCGAGCTTGAGTTGGCACTGGTAACTTTGTGTGAGCCAACCGCCCGCACAGGCTATCAGGCGTTGCTAAAGCGTATTGAGGAGTTGGAGACGGCAATGCGTAGCGGCAAAAGCTTTTTAGCGCCCACTGCTGAATCTGTACCACCGACCAGAATGCAACCCGAACCTGCGGCTGTCTCAACTATTACGACGGCAGACCCTCCGGTGGCAATGGCAAAGCCCGCTTTACAACAAGCTCCGTCCGCACCAAAAACGGCTGCTGCGGCGCCTCAACCCAGCGAAGCCCCAGTGGCTACTGCTAACGTCGCCGACGTTGAGGGAGTACCGGAATACACCTTTTGGTCGCAGACACTTGAGCGACTGGCAAAAATTAATATTTCAATATATGCTATGCTGCGCGGTACTAAAGCTTATTTTAATGGCAAACAGGTGCTTATTGACGTATCGAATCCGGTAGTGCTTGAAATGCTACGCGACAATGAATATACTAAAAACAGCATTAAACAGGCGATCTTTGAGGTGACGGGAGAACGGCATGGGCTTGGCCCTTACCGCCCGCCAAAGCAGGAGACCCCAGAAGAGGATCCGCTTCAAAAACTGATAGAGTCGCTTGGCGATGCGCAAAATATAACGATTGAATAA
- a CDS encoding MBL fold metallo-hydrolase, translated as MAPMAETLIVLGTGNAMVTRCFNTCFALRFGQEYFLVDSGGGNGILRALADADISPSNIHHVFISHAHTDHILGVPWLVRSIGTQMLSNRYDGTLTIYCHDIAEQAIRTICELTIQKKFTRLFDDRIRFVTLKDGETAQIFGSEVCFFDIRSAKAKQFGMQVSLSNGRRLVCLGDEPCDAQCEQIAAKADWLLCEAFCLYNDRDRFKPYEKHHSTAKDAAELAERLEVKNLVLWHTEDKTLDTRMATYTAEAKTYFGGNVFVPNDLDKIVL; from the coding sequence ATGGCGCCAATGGCGGAAACACTTATTGTCCTCGGCACCGGGAATGCGATGGTGACGCGCTGTTTTAATACTTGCTTCGCACTGCGCTTCGGGCAGGAATATTTTTTGGTGGACAGTGGTGGTGGCAACGGCATTTTACGTGCATTGGCAGATGCCGATATTTCGCCCAGCAATATTCATCATGTTTTTATAAGCCATGCACACACCGACCATATTTTGGGGGTGCCATGGCTGGTGCGCAGCATCGGAACGCAAATGTTGAGCAACCGTTATGACGGCACGCTGACCATCTATTGTCACGACATTGCGGAGCAGGCAATTCGAACCATCTGTGAATTGACGATACAGAAAAAATTCACCAGACTTTTTGATGACCGAATTCGCTTTGTAACGCTCAAAGATGGTGAAACAGCGCAAATTTTTGGTAGCGAGGTGTGCTTTTTCGATATCCGTTCGGCAAAAGCAAAACAATTCGGCATGCAAGTGTCGTTATCTAACGGACGCAGATTGGTGTGCCTTGGCGATGAACCGTGTGATGCGCAGTGCGAACAGATAGCCGCTAAAGCCGACTGGCTTTTGTGTGAAGCATTTTGTCTTTATAACGACCGCGACCGCTTTAAACCTTACGAAAAGCACCACAGTACGGCAAAGGATGCCGCCGAGCTGGCCGAGCGGCTAGAAGTTAAAAATCTGGTGCTTTGGCATACCGAGGATAAAACACTCGACACCCGCATGGCCACCTATACAGCAGAAGCAAAAACATATTTTGGTGGCAATGTGTTCGTGCCAAACGATCTTGACAAGATCGTATTGTGA
- a CDS encoding DMT family transporter, translating into MKRFSVDKKISPRSAAICMMACAFLWSTSGALIKLIEWNGMVITCLRSAVAAVALYVYLRLLGKKLVLNRLTLTTAIAVCIKYVCFVVGNKLTSSANMVALQYTNPVFVLVISILVFHKKVKNKDILVAIATAAGIAMLTLDHTGPSSTTGNLMGLAVGFTTAIMYLMTARSASYEESLSIITLGHIYTAVIMSPFLLFSKITFTPQNVSSLLLLGLLQQAVAYALFSFATRSAPPLTCSLIACVNPLFNPVWTAVLLHEIPGPITITGFVIVLGSITLWSVSNAKDKTKALAEKDASSGC; encoded by the coding sequence ATGAAACGTTTTTCGGTGGACAAAAAAATCTCTCCCCGTAGCGCGGCCATCTGCATGATGGCGTGTGCTTTTTTATGGAGTACGTCTGGCGCACTGATCAAGCTTATAGAGTGGAACGGCATGGTGATCACATGCCTACGCAGCGCGGTGGCTGCCGTTGCGCTTTATGTCTACCTGCGCCTTCTAGGTAAAAAGCTGGTGCTCAACCGCCTGACCCTGACGACTGCTATTGCAGTATGCATCAAATACGTTTGTTTTGTGGTTGGCAACAAATTGACTTCCAGCGCCAATATGGTCGCATTGCAATATACAAATCCGGTGTTTGTGCTGGTTATTTCCATACTGGTTTTTCATAAAAAGGTGAAGAATAAAGACATACTGGTTGCAATTGCTACGGCTGCCGGTATTGCCATGTTAACGCTTGATCACACCGGCCCTTCGAGCACCACAGGTAACCTGATGGGTTTGGCGGTCGGCTTTACAACGGCGATTATGTACCTGATGACCGCGCGTAGCGCCAGCTATGAGGAATCTTTAAGTATTATTACGCTTGGCCACATTTATACGGCCGTTATAATGTCACCGTTTTTGCTATTTTCCAAAATTACTTTTACACCTCAAAACGTCAGCAGTTTGTTGCTGCTCGGGCTTTTGCAGCAGGCGGTCGCATACGCACTTTTCAGCTTTGCTACACGTTCTGCGCCGCCTTTAACCTGCAGTCTGATCGCCTGTGTCAACCCGCTGTTTAATCCTGTATGGACGGCGGTGTTGCTGCATGAAATCCCGGGTCCGATTACTATTACCGGATTTGTTATCGTCTTAGGCTCTATTACGCTATGGTCGGTTTCGAATGCAAAAGACAAGACCAAAGCGCTCGCCGAAAAAGATGCTAGTTCAGGCTGTTGA